One Mycolicibacterium fortuitum subsp. fortuitum genomic window carries:
- a CDS encoding 3-hydroxyacyl-CoA dehydrogenase, with amino-acid sequence MTNSVKTVTVLGTGVLGSQIAFQSAFKGFTVTAYDINDEVLEAAKARFEKLAETYANEVPDARDGKAREALGRLTLTSDLKAAVADADLVIEAIPEILDLKRETYQKLGDLAPAKTIFATNSSTLLPSDLKDSTGRPDKFLALHFANRVWQFNTAEIMGTADTDPSVFAAVVEFAKAIGMVPIELHKEKAGYVLNSLLVPFLNAAAELAAGGYADPSAVDDTWRIATGAPVGPFQIYDIIGLTTPYNIMANGDAEAQKLAAWLKENYIDKGKLGLASGEGFYKYN; translated from the coding sequence ATGACGAACTCCGTGAAGACGGTGACCGTTCTCGGGACCGGAGTGCTCGGTTCCCAGATCGCGTTCCAATCCGCGTTCAAGGGTTTCACCGTCACCGCGTACGACATCAATGATGAGGTTCTCGAAGCGGCCAAAGCGCGGTTCGAGAAGCTGGCCGAGACCTACGCCAACGAGGTACCCGACGCGCGTGACGGCAAGGCCCGGGAAGCGTTGGGCCGGCTCACGCTGACCTCCGACCTGAAGGCAGCGGTGGCCGACGCCGATCTGGTGATCGAGGCGATCCCGGAGATCCTCGATCTCAAGCGGGAGACCTACCAGAAGCTCGGGGACCTCGCGCCGGCCAAGACCATCTTCGCCACCAACTCCTCGACGCTGCTGCCCAGCGACCTCAAGGATTCCACCGGCAGGCCCGACAAGTTCCTGGCACTGCACTTCGCAAACCGGGTGTGGCAGTTCAACACTGCCGAGATCATGGGGACCGCGGACACCGACCCGAGCGTTTTCGCCGCGGTGGTCGAGTTCGCCAAGGCCATCGGGATGGTGCCGATCGAGCTGCACAAGGAGAAGGCCGGCTACGTCCTCAACTCACTTCTGGTCCCGTTCCTCAATGCCGCCGCCGAACTCGCGGCCGGTGGCTACGCCGACCCCAGCGCCGTGGACGACACCTGGCGGATCGCCACCGGCGCACCGGTGGGCCCGTTCCAGATCTACGACATCATCGGCCTGACCACGCCGTACAACATCATGGCCAATGGGGACGCCGAAGCTCAGAAGCTCGCCGCGTGGCTGAAAGAGAACTACATCGACAAAGGCAAGTTGGGCCTCGCCAGCGGCGAAGGCTTCTACAAGTACAACTGA
- a CDS encoding SDR family oxidoreductase, whose translation MTDLFRLDGKVAVVTGGGRGIGLMMARGLLQAGASVYISSRKEAELNAAVDTLSPLGRISAVPADLGTSEGVAALTAAVTAREDAIHALFNNAGAAWGAPYDDFPESGFDKVYDVNVKGVFLLTRALTPLLNAAATEDDPARVINTGSIDGIVAPGKGRDNFSYSASKAAVHMLTKHLAGELAPRILVNAIAPGLFESRMTKEMLRAGSDAVGSALPLGRIGQPDDIAGISVFLASRASAYITGAIIPVDGGVSTIR comes from the coding sequence ATGACCGATTTGTTCCGACTGGACGGCAAGGTCGCCGTCGTCACCGGAGGCGGCCGCGGTATCGGCCTGATGATGGCCCGTGGCCTGCTGCAGGCCGGTGCGTCCGTGTACATCTCGAGCCGTAAGGAGGCCGAGCTCAACGCGGCGGTGGACACGCTGTCCCCGCTCGGCCGGATCTCGGCGGTGCCGGCCGACCTCGGGACATCCGAAGGGGTCGCCGCGCTGACCGCGGCTGTCACCGCGCGCGAGGACGCCATCCACGCCCTGTTCAACAACGCCGGGGCAGCCTGGGGCGCACCGTACGACGACTTTCCGGAATCCGGGTTCGACAAGGTCTACGACGTCAACGTCAAAGGTGTGTTCCTGCTGACCCGCGCCCTGACCCCGTTGCTGAATGCCGCTGCCACCGAAGACGATCCGGCCCGTGTCATCAACACCGGCAGCATCGACGGGATCGTCGCGCCCGGCAAGGGCCGCGACAATTTCTCCTACAGCGCCAGCAAGGCTGCGGTGCACATGCTGACCAAGCATCTGGCCGGTGAGCTCGCCCCGCGGATTCTGGTCAACGCCATCGCGCCGGGCCTGTTCGAATCGCGGATGACCAAGGAGATGTTGCGCGCCGGGTCCGATGCCGTCGGGTCGGCACTGCCGCTCGGCCGGATCGGCCAACCCGACGACATCGCCGGCATCTCGGTGTTTTTGGCCAGCCGGGCCAGTGCCTACATCACCGGCGCGATCATCCCGGTCGACGGCGGTGTGAGCACCATCAGGTGA
- a CDS encoding TetR/AcrR family transcriptional regulator: MSSDAEGGRGRGGATANGTSRRDELLTVAAKLFAARGYHGTRMDDVAEAVGLNKATVYHYYSSKSLILYDIYKSTADFTVEALHDDPTASARETIYNFTRRLLVGIAGDLERAAVYFQEGPYIAEWFTEEQVAYIRRAETQVYEHVRDVIDRGIASGEFYDCDSHVLALGYIGMTLGSYRWLRPHGRRSAQEIAVEFSTALLRGLIRDETVRNESPLGVEIEEKA; the protein is encoded by the coding sequence ATGTCATCCGATGCAGAGGGCGGCCGGGGCCGCGGCGGTGCGACTGCCAACGGGACGTCGCGCCGTGATGAACTGCTGACCGTCGCGGCCAAATTGTTCGCCGCCCGCGGATATCACGGCACCCGCATGGACGATGTCGCCGAGGCTGTCGGACTGAACAAGGCCACGGTCTACCACTACTACTCAAGTAAGTCGCTCATCCTCTACGACATCTACAAGAGCACCGCGGACTTCACAGTCGAGGCGTTGCACGACGATCCGACCGCCTCGGCCCGGGAAACCATCTACAACTTCACCCGGCGGCTGTTGGTCGGCATCGCCGGCGACCTGGAGCGTGCCGCGGTGTACTTCCAGGAGGGTCCCTACATCGCGGAGTGGTTCACCGAGGAGCAGGTGGCCTACATCCGGCGCGCTGAGACCCAGGTCTACGAGCACGTCCGCGACGTGATCGACCGTGGCATCGCCAGCGGTGAGTTCTATGACTGCGATTCCCACGTGCTGGCCCTGGGCTACATCGGGATGACCCTCGGTTCCTACCGCTGGTTGCGGCCGCACGGTCGACGTAGTGCCCAGGAGATCGCCGTCGAGTTCAGCACGGCGCTGCTGCGCGGGCTGATCCGCGACGAGACGGTCCGCAACGAATCCCCGCTGGGTGTCGAGATCGAAGAGAAGGCCTAG
- a CDS encoding ABC transporter permease, translating into MSVFVDIVPTEAEPGLPRAATASTRWRSWLTRSALPLLSVVLFFLVWQVVAWAGIWNQTFVPYPSAVWRAFIDVSTTHDGARGYAGYLLYEHLYMTLRRVLAGVVIGVVVGVLLGLLMGSVGWLRSVLEPWLTFLRALPPLAYFFLLVIWLGIDEAPKITLLALAALPPAAVATTAAVVAAPVGLQEAARALGATRAQVIRDVVVPSALPETFTGIRLAVGMAYSSVVAAELFNGIPGIGGLVKDASNYNNTPVVLVGVFAIGISGLVIDGGLRAVERRAVPWRGKI; encoded by the coding sequence GTGTCTGTCTTCGTCGACATCGTTCCCACCGAGGCCGAACCCGGCCTGCCGCGTGCGGCCACAGCGTCAACCCGTTGGCGCTCCTGGCTGACCAGGTCCGCTCTGCCATTGCTGTCGGTCGTCCTGTTCTTTCTGGTGTGGCAGGTGGTGGCTTGGGCCGGCATCTGGAACCAGACGTTCGTGCCGTACCCATCGGCGGTCTGGCGCGCCTTCATCGACGTCTCGACCACCCATGACGGTGCTCGCGGCTATGCCGGATACCTCCTCTACGAGCACCTCTACATGACGCTGCGCCGCGTGCTGGCCGGTGTGGTGATCGGCGTGGTCGTCGGTGTTCTCCTGGGCCTGCTCATGGGTTCGGTCGGATGGCTGCGCAGCGTGCTCGAACCGTGGCTGACGTTCCTGCGTGCTCTTCCCCCGCTGGCGTACTTCTTCCTGCTGGTGATTTGGCTCGGCATCGACGAGGCGCCCAAGATCACGCTGCTCGCGCTGGCCGCACTACCGCCGGCAGCCGTGGCCACCACGGCCGCGGTGGTCGCCGCACCCGTCGGGTTGCAGGAGGCTGCGCGGGCGTTGGGCGCCACCCGGGCCCAGGTCATCCGCGACGTCGTGGTGCCCTCGGCGCTGCCGGAGACCTTCACCGGCATCCGGCTGGCGGTGGGTATGGCGTACTCGTCGGTGGTGGCAGCCGAACTGTTCAACGGCATCCCCGGCATCGGTGGATTGGTCAAGGACGCAAGCAATTACAACAACACACCGGTCGTGCTGGTCGGGGTCTTCGCCATCGGGATCTCGGGCTTGGTGATCGACGGAGGTTTGCGGGCTGTCGAGCGACGGGCCGTTCCATGGAGAGGGAAGATATGA
- a CDS encoding TetR/AcrR family transcriptional regulator yields the protein MTGRRTRNMQDKQQRIFAAARSLFEAHGFEPVTVAQIAEAADVAAGTLFRYASSKAELLLMVYNDQFRQAIDTGMRNAADVEDPSAAVFAMVAPVISEAARQPGNATAYQRELLFGSPTERFRAEGLDHVMRLEDAIAERLMRCHPADLSTDNELRANADRAARSVFAALHLLVVQPSTGMKWGTDGAHELLQQINQIVLGFLATTTPREGEAP from the coding sequence ATGACCGGTCGACGAACCCGGAACATGCAGGACAAGCAGCAGCGAATCTTCGCTGCGGCGCGTTCGCTGTTCGAAGCGCATGGCTTCGAGCCCGTCACGGTGGCCCAGATCGCCGAAGCCGCCGACGTCGCGGCCGGCACCCTGTTCCGCTATGCATCGTCGAAAGCCGAGCTGCTGCTGATGGTCTACAACGACCAGTTCCGGCAGGCCATCGACACCGGCATGCGCAATGCGGCCGATGTCGAGGATCCGAGCGCCGCAGTGTTTGCGATGGTGGCACCGGTGATCTCCGAGGCCGCGCGGCAGCCCGGAAACGCCACGGCCTACCAACGCGAACTGCTGTTCGGCTCCCCCACCGAGCGCTTCCGTGCCGAAGGACTAGACCACGTCATGCGGCTCGAGGACGCGATCGCCGAACGCCTGATGCGCTGTCACCCAGCCGATCTGTCCACCGACAACGAACTGCGGGCCAACGCCGACCGCGCCGCCAGAAGCGTCTTCGCGGCACTGCACCTGCTGGTGGTCCAACCGTCGACCGGCATGAAGTGGGGCACCGACGGCGCCCACGAACTGCTCCAGCAGATCAACCAGATCGTGCTGGGGTTCCTGGCAACCACAACACCACGAGAAGGAGAAGCACCATGA
- a CDS encoding glycine betaine ABC transporter substrate-binding protein translates to MRLTKLLTVLATVTVALAGCAVDHSGGNSQKPTIRLGYQSFPSGDLIVKNNKWLEEALPDYNIKWTKFDSGADVNTAFIAKELDFGALGSSPVARGLSAPLNIPYQVAFVLDVAGDNEALVARDGAGVNSIADLRGKRVATPFASTAHYSLLAALAQNGLSPNDVQLIDLQPQAILAAWDRGDIAAAYSWLPTLDQLRKTGKDLITSRQLAKDGKPTLDLAAVSDEFSTAHPEVVDIWRKQQARALNVIKDDPQAAAKAIAAEVGLSPEDVAGQLKQGVYLTPAEVASPEWLGTDGAPGNIAANLQSASQFLADQKQIPEAAPLQVFRDAIYTKGLPDVLAEQ, encoded by the coding sequence ATGAGACTGACGAAGCTGCTCACCGTGCTGGCTACCGTGACGGTGGCACTGGCCGGGTGCGCGGTGGACCACTCCGGGGGGAACTCCCAGAAACCCACCATTCGTCTTGGCTACCAGTCCTTTCCGAGCGGCGATCTAATCGTCAAGAACAACAAGTGGCTCGAAGAGGCGCTGCCCGACTACAACATCAAGTGGACGAAGTTCGACTCCGGGGCTGATGTGAACACCGCCTTCATCGCCAAGGAGCTGGACTTCGGTGCGCTGGGCTCGAGCCCGGTGGCCCGCGGTTTGTCGGCGCCGCTGAACATTCCGTACCAGGTGGCGTTTGTGCTCGACGTCGCCGGTGACAACGAGGCGTTGGTGGCTCGTGACGGCGCCGGCGTCAACTCGATCGCCGACCTGCGGGGCAAGCGTGTCGCCACGCCGTTCGCGTCCACCGCGCACTACAGCCTGCTGGCCGCGCTGGCGCAGAACGGGTTGTCGCCCAACGATGTCCAGCTGATCGACCTACAGCCGCAGGCCATTCTGGCGGCCTGGGACCGGGGCGACATCGCCGCGGCTTACAGCTGGCTGCCCACCCTGGACCAGCTGCGCAAGACCGGTAAGGACCTGATCACCAGCCGGCAGCTGGCCAAGGACGGCAAGCCCACACTCGATCTGGCCGCGGTGTCCGACGAGTTCTCCACTGCCCACCCCGAGGTCGTCGACATCTGGCGTAAGCAGCAGGCCCGCGCGCTGAACGTCATCAAGGACGACCCGCAGGCCGCGGCCAAGGCTATCGCTGCCGAGGTCGGTCTGAGCCCCGAAGATGTTGCCGGACAACTCAAGCAGGGCGTCTACCTGACCCCGGCGGAGGTGGCGTCTCCCGAATGGCTGGGCACTGACGGGGCGCCGGGCAACATCGCCGCCAATCTGCAGAGTGCGTCGCAGTTCCTGGCCGACCAGAAGCAGATCCCGGAAGCGGCGCCGCTGCAGGTCTTCAGGGATGCGATCTACACGAAGGGGCTGCCCGATGTCCTCGCCGAGCAGTGA
- a CDS encoding alcohol dehydrogenase catalytic domain-containing protein, with product MLIRGAVLEHIGLSRPYAESRPIRVSELELAEPGPGELLVRIEAAGLCHSDLSVVDGNRVRPVPMLLGHEAAGIVEAGDSDLPVGQRVVMTFLPRCGSCPACATDGLTPCGPGSAANGAGTLMNGDIRLSRDDQPVFHHLGVSGFATYAVVDRRSVVPVPGDVPATVASLLGCAVLTGGGAVLNVGTPRPGQTVAVVGLGGVGMAAALTALAHDDVRVIGVDQLSDKLARARELGVHETYTPEQADGLKADVVIEAAGHPAALETSIALTGPGGRTITVGLPRPDARISVSPLGFVAEGRSLIGSYLGSAVPSRDIPRFVELWRAGKLPVESLVSDTITLDQINAGMDALAEGRAVRQIIEFD from the coding sequence ATGTTGATCCGCGGAGCCGTCCTGGAGCACATCGGTCTGTCCCGCCCCTACGCCGAGTCCCGGCCCATCCGGGTGAGCGAGCTCGAGCTTGCCGAACCCGGTCCGGGCGAGCTGCTGGTGCGCATCGAGGCAGCAGGCCTGTGCCACTCCGACCTCTCGGTGGTCGACGGCAATCGGGTGCGCCCGGTTCCCATGCTGCTGGGGCACGAAGCTGCCGGGATCGTCGAGGCCGGCGACAGCGACCTGCCGGTAGGCCAACGCGTGGTGATGACCTTCCTGCCGCGCTGTGGAAGCTGCCCGGCCTGCGCCACCGACGGCCTGACACCGTGCGGCCCCGGATCGGCCGCCAACGGTGCGGGCACGTTGATGAACGGCGACATCCGCCTCTCCCGCGACGACCAACCGGTCTTCCATCACCTCGGGGTGTCCGGCTTCGCCACCTACGCAGTCGTCGACCGCCGCTCGGTGGTGCCCGTCCCCGGCGATGTCCCCGCCACCGTGGCCTCCTTGCTCGGTTGTGCGGTGCTCACCGGCGGCGGCGCCGTGCTCAACGTAGGCACACCGCGCCCGGGCCAGACCGTGGCCGTCGTCGGTCTCGGCGGTGTCGGGATGGCCGCGGCGCTGACCGCTCTGGCCCACGACGACGTCCGTGTCATCGGCGTGGATCAGCTGTCCGACAAACTGGCGCGAGCTCGTGAGCTCGGTGTGCACGAGACCTACACCCCCGAGCAGGCCGACGGCCTCAAGGCGGACGTGGTGATCGAGGCCGCCGGTCACCCGGCCGCACTCGAAACCTCGATCGCGTTGACCGGACCCGGAGGACGCACCATCACCGTGGGCCTCCCCCGCCCCGACGCCCGAATCTCGGTGTCGCCGTTGGGTTTCGTCGCCGAGGGACGATCGCTGATCGGCAGCTATCTCGGATCGGCCGTGCCGTCGCGCGACATCCCGCGCTTCGTCGAACTATGGCGGGCCGGGAAATTGCCGGTGGAATCGCTGGTATCCGACACGATCACCCTCGACCAGATCAACGCCGGTATGGATGCACTCGCCGAGGGCCGGGCCGTGCGGCAGATCATCGAGTTCGATTAG
- a CDS encoding ABC transporter ATP-binding protein: MSSPSSDAAGALKIRNVAHRYGHGSEEVTALGPVDLDVDPGSFLVLVGASGCGKSTLLRLIAGFETPSEGEVEVSGSRPTPGVTSGVVFQQPRLFPWRTVGGNVDLALKYAGVPRERRAERREELLERVGLEGTARRRIWEISGGQQQRVAIARALAAETPLFLLDEPFAALDALTRERLQEDVRQVSAESGRTTVFVTHSADEAAFLGSRIVVLTRRPGKVALDLPVELPRTGVDAHELRNSPEYLKLRTDVSDAVKVAAA; encoded by the coding sequence ATGTCCTCGCCGAGCAGTGATGCCGCCGGTGCGCTGAAGATCCGCAACGTCGCGCACCGTTACGGGCACGGCTCGGAGGAGGTGACCGCGCTCGGACCGGTCGATCTCGACGTCGATCCCGGTTCTTTCCTGGTCCTCGTGGGGGCCTCGGGGTGTGGCAAGAGCACACTGCTGCGCCTGATCGCCGGGTTCGAGACGCCGTCCGAGGGTGAGGTCGAGGTGTCCGGTTCCCGGCCGACACCTGGCGTCACCTCGGGCGTGGTGTTCCAGCAGCCTCGGCTGTTTCCGTGGCGCACGGTAGGCGGCAATGTGGACCTGGCGCTCAAGTACGCCGGTGTGCCTCGTGAGCGACGGGCCGAGCGGCGCGAGGAACTGCTGGAGCGCGTCGGGTTGGAAGGCACTGCCAGACGCCGGATCTGGGAGATCAGTGGCGGGCAACAGCAGCGTGTCGCGATCGCCCGGGCGCTGGCCGCCGAGACCCCGCTGTTCCTGTTGGACGAGCCCTTCGCGGCACTGGACGCGCTGACCCGTGAGCGGTTGCAGGAGGATGTCCGGCAGGTGAGTGCGGAGTCCGGCCGTACAACGGTGTTCGTCACGCACAGTGCCGATGAGGCCGCCTTCCTGGGTTCGCGGATCGTGGTGCTGACGCGCCGCCCGGGCAAGGTCGCCCTGGACCTGCCTGTGGAACTGCCGCGCACCGGAGTCGACGCGCATGAGTTGCGCAACTCGCCGGAGTACCTCAAGTTGCGCACGGATGTCAGTGACGCGGTCAAGGTGGCCGCAGCGTAG
- a CDS encoding sigma-70 family RNA polymerase sigma factor: MTPEAPLAETFEEQRPRLLAVAHRVLGSRADAEDAVQEAWLRLSRQHADSIDNVAGWLTTVVGRICIDTLRSRSSRAEVTPGADIPELVVTEDVDSPEDAAVIADSVGLAMLVVLGSLRPDERLAFVLHDLFAVPFAEIGQILDKSSDAVKMLASRARRKVQDVPPPTAGRRRKQEQREVVDAFLAAARDGDFDALLRVLDPDVTWQRFTATGVTVGTGSDAVLAAVRRGQGRPVVARRVSVNGEPGILAWGPTGRPVSVMACTVDGGRLVGIVSILDPRRLARMSLPAPPAAD; the protein is encoded by the coding sequence ATGACGCCCGAGGCACCACTGGCGGAGACATTCGAAGAACAGCGCCCGCGGCTGCTCGCGGTGGCCCACCGCGTTCTCGGCTCCCGCGCCGACGCCGAGGATGCGGTCCAGGAAGCCTGGCTGCGCCTGTCCCGTCAGCACGCCGACTCGATCGACAACGTCGCCGGATGGCTGACGACGGTGGTGGGGCGCATCTGTATCGACACACTGCGGTCGCGCAGCAGCCGCGCCGAGGTGACCCCCGGCGCCGACATCCCTGAGCTCGTCGTCACTGAGGATGTCGACTCCCCGGAGGACGCCGCGGTGATCGCCGACTCGGTCGGGCTGGCGATGCTCGTGGTGCTGGGATCGCTGCGCCCGGACGAGCGGCTAGCGTTCGTGCTGCACGACTTGTTCGCGGTGCCGTTCGCCGAGATCGGGCAGATCCTCGACAAGTCGAGCGACGCAGTCAAGATGCTGGCCAGCCGGGCGCGCCGGAAGGTGCAGGACGTACCGCCGCCGACCGCGGGGCGCCGCCGCAAGCAGGAGCAGCGCGAGGTCGTCGACGCATTCCTGGCCGCAGCGCGTGACGGCGACTTCGATGCCCTGCTGCGCGTACTGGATCCCGACGTCACCTGGCAGCGGTTCACCGCCACCGGCGTCACCGTCGGGACCGGATCGGACGCCGTGCTCGCCGCGGTTCGGCGTGGCCAGGGAAGGCCCGTCGTGGCCCGGCGTGTGTCTGTGAACGGCGAGCCGGGGATCCTGGCGTGGGGGCCCACCGGTCGTCCGGTCAGCGTGATGGCGTGCACCGTCGACGGCGGCCGGCTGGTCGGGATCGTGTCGATCCTCGATCCCCGACGGCTGGCCCGGATGTCGCTGCCGGCGCCACCCGCTGCCGATTAG
- a CDS encoding oleate hydratase, protein MYYSSGNYEAFARPRKPQGVEDKTAWFVGAGLASMSSAVFMIRDGQLPGNKITILERLKLPGGALDGIKEPKKGFVIRGGREMEDHMECLWDLFRTIPSLEIEGASVLDEFYWLNKDDPNYSLCRATENRGQDAHTDNMFGLNAKAQKDIVKVFLATREEMENKRINEVFGKDFLESNFWLYWRTMFAFEEWHSALEMKLYIHRFIHHIKGLPDLSALKFTKYNQYESLVLPMYKWLLDQGVTFHFDTEVTDIDFDITPDRKQATRIHWIKDGEPGGVDLGPNDLVLTTIGSLTENSDDGDHHTPAKLNTGPAPAWDLWRRIAAKDPSFGRPDVFGGHIPETKWESATVTTLDHRIPEYIQKICKRDPFSGKVVTGGIVTARDSKWLMSWTVNRQPHFKQQPKDQIVVWVYGLFVDTPGDYVKKPLSECTGEEITQEWLYHLGVPEADIPELAANAAKAVPVMMPYVTSFFMPRQAGDRPAVVPEGAVNFAFIGQFAETTRDCIFTTEYSVRTGMEAAYQLLGIDRGVPEVFNSTYDVRKLISGTVHLRDGKEVDLPVPEIIRKRVMGKITDNEIGELLAEYGLIPGNS, encoded by the coding sequence ATGTATTACAGCAGTGGCAATTACGAAGCGTTCGCCCGCCCCCGCAAACCGCAGGGCGTAGAAGACAAGACCGCGTGGTTCGTCGGCGCCGGCTTGGCGTCGATGTCGTCGGCGGTATTCATGATCCGCGACGGGCAGCTCCCCGGCAACAAGATCACCATCCTGGAGCGGCTGAAGTTGCCCGGTGGCGCACTCGACGGCATCAAGGAGCCGAAGAAGGGCTTTGTGATCCGCGGCGGCCGCGAGATGGAAGACCACATGGAATGCCTGTGGGACCTCTTCCGGACCATTCCCTCGCTCGAGATCGAGGGCGCCAGCGTGCTCGACGAGTTCTACTGGCTCAACAAGGACGATCCGAACTACAGCCTGTGCCGGGCCACCGAGAACCGCGGCCAGGATGCCCACACCGACAACATGTTCGGACTCAACGCCAAAGCGCAGAAGGACATCGTCAAGGTGTTCCTCGCGACCCGCGAAGAGATGGAGAACAAGCGCATCAACGAGGTCTTCGGGAAGGACTTCCTGGAGAGCAACTTCTGGCTGTACTGGCGCACCATGTTCGCGTTCGAGGAATGGCACAGTGCGCTGGAGATGAAGCTCTACATCCACCGCTTCATTCACCACATCAAGGGTTTGCCGGATCTGTCGGCGCTGAAGTTCACCAAGTACAACCAGTACGAGTCACTCGTGCTGCCGATGTACAAGTGGCTCCTGGACCAGGGCGTGACCTTCCACTTCGACACCGAGGTCACCGACATCGATTTCGACATCACCCCGGACCGCAAGCAGGCCACCAGGATTCACTGGATCAAGGACGGTGAGCCCGGCGGGGTCGACCTGGGCCCGAACGACCTGGTGCTCACCACCATCGGCTCGCTGACCGAGAACTCCGACGACGGCGATCACCACACACCGGCCAAGCTCAACACCGGGCCCGCCCCGGCCTGGGACCTGTGGCGCCGCATCGCGGCCAAGGACCCATCATTCGGGCGCCCCGACGTCTTCGGCGGTCACATCCCCGAGACCAAGTGGGAATCGGCCACCGTCACGACACTGGACCACCGCATCCCCGAGTACATCCAGAAGATCTGCAAGCGAGACCCGTTCTCCGGCAAGGTCGTTACCGGCGGCATCGTGACCGCACGCGACTCCAAGTGGCTGATGAGCTGGACAGTCAACCGGCAGCCGCACTTCAAGCAGCAGCCCAAAGACCAGATCGTGGTGTGGGTGTACGGGTTGTTCGTCGACACCCCGGGCGACTACGTGAAGAAGCCGCTGAGCGAGTGCACCGGCGAGGAGATCACCCAAGAGTGGCTGTACCACCTGGGCGTCCCCGAAGCCGACATCCCTGAACTGGCCGCCAATGCCGCCAAGGCCGTTCCGGTGATGATGCCGTATGTGACGTCGTTCTTCATGCCACGTCAAGCGGGCGACCGTCCCGCCGTCGTCCCGGAAGGCGCGGTGAACTTCGCCTTCATCGGTCAGTTCGCCGAGACCACCCGCGACTGCATCTTCACCACCGAGTACTCGGTGCGAACCGGCATGGAGGCGGCCTACCAGTTGCTGGGTATCGACCGCGGAGTACCCGAAGTGTTCAACTCCACCTACGACGTCCGCAAGCTCATCTCCGGAACGGTGCACCTACGCGACGGCAAGGAAGTTGACCTGCCGGTCCCGGAGATCATCCGCAAGCGAGTGATGGGCAAGATCACCGACAACGAGATCGGTGAATTGCTGGCCGAATACGGCTTGATTCCCGGCAACAGCTGA
- a CDS encoding DoxX family protein produces the protein MHTTLWIITIVAAAAYAAGGTTMLLMSRERYRSMGRTQHWVDEFGDGHLKAIGAIKLLGAIGLVLPAALNIAPVLTPVAACGLALFMAGAATTRFRRSEWLYMAGDVFYLGVFVFLAWGWFTLPVT, from the coding sequence ATGCACACCACCCTGTGGATCATCACCATTGTCGCCGCTGCGGCCTACGCCGCGGGCGGGACCACCATGCTGTTGATGTCGCGGGAGCGGTACCGGTCGATGGGCCGCACACAGCACTGGGTCGACGAGTTCGGTGACGGCCACCTCAAGGCGATCGGGGCCATAAAGCTGCTCGGCGCGATCGGCCTGGTGCTACCCGCGGCGTTGAACATCGCACCGGTGCTGACCCCGGTGGCCGCCTGCGGCCTGGCGCTTTTCATGGCAGGTGCGGCGACGACCAGATTCCGCCGCAGCGAGTGGCTCTACATGGCCGGCGACGTGTTCTATCTCGGTGTGTTCGTGTTCTTGGCCTGGGGCTGGTTCACCCTGCCCGTCACCTGA
- a CDS encoding DUF3159 domain-containing protein: MKDSPLDGLMARVGGVSGMVYSALPVTVYATVSALAGRVPAIISALATAAVVFGWQLLRRESVRPALWGFVGVAACALLALVTGQAKDFYLPGIWMSLASAIVMTGSILVRRPLVGVIWAWATGRDGTWRQVPGVRLVFNVVTAVLATVSWSRFLVQNYLYDTGQEGLLAVARLAMGWPLFVVTTTLVLLSARYAIRALPRSAS, translated from the coding sequence ATGAAGGATTCCCCACTCGACGGACTGATGGCGCGCGTCGGCGGTGTCAGCGGCATGGTCTACTCGGCGCTTCCGGTGACCGTGTACGCGACGGTCTCGGCTCTCGCGGGTCGCGTGCCCGCGATCATTTCCGCTCTGGCGACTGCGGCCGTCGTATTCGGTTGGCAGCTGCTGCGCCGTGAATCGGTCAGGCCCGCACTGTGGGGATTCGTCGGCGTCGCGGCCTGTGCGCTGCTGGCACTGGTGACCGGCCAGGCCAAGGACTTCTACCTTCCGGGTATCTGGATGTCCTTGGCATCGGCCATCGTGATGACCGGCTCGATCCTCGTCAGGCGCCCGCTGGTCGGGGTCATCTGGGCGTGGGCCACCGGTCGCGACGGCACCTGGCGCCAGGTACCCGGAGTGCGGCTGGTCTTCAATGTCGTCACCGCGGTCCTGGCGACGGTGTCCTGGTCGCGCTTCCTGGTGCAGAACTACCTGTACGACACCGGTCAGGAAGGACTGCTCGCAGTCGCACGGCTGGCGATGGGCTGGCCGTTGTTCGTGGTCACCACGACGCTGGTCCTGCTCAGTGCCCGCTACGCAATTCGGGCGTTGCCGCGCTCGGCATCCTGA